In a genomic window of Gossypium arboreum isolate Shixiya-1 chromosome 9, ASM2569848v2, whole genome shotgun sequence:
- the LOC108454284 gene encoding probable calcium-binding protein CML35: MNLINRLSPKRLFRSNKKDRSIVSKFDPSSYSSGSAVSSSSSSESVSSTLKEHQYPSTATAGFVTPTSVLPQTSGDWSDFPANFYLELCQAFKMLDKDNDGVISRSELEALLGKVARQPPSRDEVSLMLSEVDGDGDGDGYINLETLMNQVVGPACDEPACEPELRETFDIFDTDHDGKITAEELMAFFKDKIGDERCTLEDCRRMIASVDKNEDGFVCFEDFSRMMELQR; encoded by the coding sequence ATGAATCTCATTAATAGGCTCAGCCCCAAGCGTCTCTTTCGATCTAATAAAAAAGATAGATCCATCGTCTCCAAGTTCGACCCCTCCTCCTATAGTTCCGGTTCCGCCGTTTCCTCCTCTTCCTCCTCCGAATCCGTCTCTTCCACCCTCAAAGAACATCAGTACCCTTCCACGGCTACCGCTGGCTTCGTAACGCCCACCAGTGTTTTGCCCCAAACATCAGGTGACTGGTCCGATTTTCCCGCTAATTTTTATCTAGAACTTTGCCAGGCGTTTAAAATGTTAGACAAAGATAACGATGGGGTTATATCGAGAAGCGAGCTCGAGGCTTTGCTTGGCAAGGTCGCAAGGCAGCCGCCCAGCCGGGACGAGGTTTCCTTGATGTTGAGCGAAGTGGACGGTGACGGCGACGGCGACGGCTACATCAACCTGGAAACGTTGATGAACCAGGTGGTTGGACCGGCTTGCGACGAACCCGCCTGCGAACCGGAACTGAGGGAGACTTTTGATATATTTGACACAGATCATGACGGGAAGATCACGGCGGAGGAGTTGATGGCGTTTTTTAAGGACAAAATAGGGGATGAGCGGTGCACGTTAGAGGATTGTCGGCGCATGATAGCGAGTGTCGATAAGAACGAAGATGGGTTTGTCTGCTTCGAGGACTTCTCCAGAATGATGGAGCTGCAGCGATGA